Proteins encoded in a region of the Theobroma cacao cultivar B97-61/B2 unplaced genomic scaffold, Criollo_cocoa_genome_V2, whole genome shotgun sequence genome:
- the LOC18609336 gene encoding glycosyltransferase family 92 protein RCOM_0530710: protein MDSEQRRKRKRIYRPYSHAQFLSVRSLILCLSFLVFLLFLSSDRFPIRTVSFHPVLSVPHFSILSKSSLQDSFHGKLRLPLRVEDRVLFPDHLLLLVSSKINQADKLDCVYYKVLNDSREMIAEETVQQGVLSIDEYDGFRSIVRCPLPPLNYSAAVDLRRRGHGVAYDWSFRINQTVHSWDRMVYEAAIDGKTAVVFVKGLNLRPHKESDPAQFRCQFGLRNWDKGGGFVLMTEAVAAAQEVVRCFLPRSIRNNPDKGQGIRVTVVHVGESDAEREPMPSVLKIHNSRPYEHRRNHRGQKEDMPMPSVARLYNSKSYQKKRKRGKYELCVCTMLWNQAPALREWIMYHAWLGVERWFIYDNNSDDGIQEEIEELDFRDYNVSRHTWPWIKTQEAGFSHCALRARNECKWVGFFDVDEFYYFPRHHRRALLGQNLLRSLVANYSSSRTIAEIRTACHSFGPSGLSSPPSQGVTVGYTCRLQSPERHKSIVRPDLLKDTLLNVVHHFQLRKGFKYLNVPESSIIINHYKYQVWETFRAKFFRRVATYVVDWQENQNQGSKDRAPGLGTEAIEPPNWRLQFCEVWDTGLRDFVLANFANPATGGLPWEKALL from the coding sequence ATGGATTCTGAGCAACGTCGGAAGCGGAAGAGAATCTACAGGCCGTACTCGCACGCTCAGTTTTTGTCTGTAAGGTCGTTAATCTTGTGCTTGTCTTTCTtagttttccttttgttcttgtcTTCGGACAGGTTTCCAATTCGGACCGTGTCCTTTCACCCAGTTCTCAGCGTCCCACATTTTTCAATCCTGTCAAAAAGTTCCCTTCAGGATTCTTTTCATGGTAAATTACGATTACCCTTGAGAGTAGAAGATCGAGTCTTGTTCCCTGATCACTTGCTCTTGCTTGTGTCCAGCAAGATTAATCAAGCTGACAAGTTGGACTGTGTTTACTACAAGGTTTTAAATGATTCTCGTGAAATGATTGCGGAGGAGACTGTTCAGCAGGGGGTTTTGTCTATTGATGAATACGATGGGTTTAGATCGATTGTTAGGTGCCCTCTCCCGCCTCTGAATTATTCGGCTGCTGTGGATTTGAGGCGGCGTGGACATGGGGTTGCGTATGATTGGTCTTTCAGAATTAATCAAACGGTTCATTCATGGGATAGAATGGTTTATGAAGCTGCAATTGATGGGAAAACGGCCGTTGTTTTTGTTAAAGGGTTGAATCTTCGACCCCATAAAGAATCCGATCCTGCCCAGTTCAGGTGCCAGTTTGGTTTGCGAAATTGGGATAAAGGTGGAGGATTCGTGCTAATGACTGAAGCAGTAGCGGCTGCACAAGAGGTTGTTCGGTGTTTCTTGCCGAGGAGTATAAGAAATAATCCGGATAAGGGTCAGGGAATTCGAGTTACTGTTGTCCATGTTGGTGAGAGTGATGCCGAACGTGAGCCTATGCCGTCCGTGCTTAAAATTCACAATTCCAGACCCTATGAGCACAGGAGGAATCACAGAGGGCAAAAGGAGGATATGCCAATGCCTTCCGTGGCTAGACTTTACAATTCAAAGTCCTACCAGAAGAAAAGGAAGCGGGGAAAGTATGAGCTCTGCGTTTGCACTATGCTATGGAACCAGGCCCCGGCACTGCGGGAGTGGATTATGTACCATGCCTGGCTAGGGGTTGAACGCTGGTTTATTTATGACAATAATAGTGACGATGGAATTcaagaagaaattgaagagCTTGATTTTCGAGACTATAATGTCAGCAGGCATACCTGGCCATGGATTAAAACCCAAGAGGCAGGGTTTTCACACTGTGCTTTGAGAGCAAGAAATGAGTGCAAATGGGTAGGATTCTTTGATGTTGATGAATTCTACTACTTCCCTCGTCATCACCGGCGAGCTTTACTGGGTCAAAATTTACTAAGATCCCTGGTTGCAAATTACTCCTCATCAAGGACAATTGCAGAAATAAGAACAGCTTGCCACAGCTTTGGGCCATCTGGGTTGAGCTCACCTCCGTCACAAGGAGTAACTGTAGGTTACACTTGCCGGCTTCAAAGCCCTGAGCGACACAAATCTATTGTGCGCCCTGATTTGCTCAAAGACACTCTTCTCAATGTGGTGCACCACTTCCAGCTGAGAAAGGGATTCAAGTACCTTAATGTGCCTGAAAGTTCCATCATAATAAACCACTACAAGTACCAGGTGTGGGAGACCTTTAGAGCAAAGTTCTTCAGAAGGGTTGCAACCTATGTTGTTGACTGGCAAGAGAACCAAAACCAGGGGTCAAAGGACAGAGCGCCTGGGCTAGGAACTGAGGCAATTGAACCACCCAATTGGCGACTACAGTTCTGTGAAGTCTGGGACACTGGTCTGAGGGACTTTGTCCTGGCAAATTTCGCTAATCCTGCCACTGGAGGCTTACCCTGGGAGAAGGCTCTTCTGTAA
- the LOC18609335 gene encoding protein COFACTOR ASSEMBLY OF COMPLEX C SUBUNIT B CCB4, chloroplastic — MEAGTILHIGIQWTPRHPHPPLPNFPRFVRASSIQRGSDKGPKPSRDWIAHWVSKKDEAVRSLPIYVGGASLLTVLFNRAVSGIAPVADASSSQSRADLLTLGLAVTSILTGLVWLSIQPKSITPVDPQGVECQVFYSQLSEWVVSEIFWAWESLSTITCCRSLVIIYDCKCIVQIGAAAKSPNDGEPVIVDAAKLMQGSLCIGVLKSGAQRYLANLSPYPGRSELPFLPSNTQAVILQPLGDKGIAILGGDTIRGFTTSDQAWITFIGEKLDATLAKFMSDMPTVVQE, encoded by the exons atggaagCGGGAACGATCCTCCACATCGGCATTCAATGGACCCCCAGGCACCCTCATCCTCCTCTTCCTAATTTCCCGCGCTTTGTTAGGGCTTCTTCTATTCAACGG GGAAGTGACAAAGGACCAAAGCCAAGCCGGGATTGGATCGCCCATTGGGTCTCTAAGAAGGACGAAGCAGTCCGGAGCTTGCCAATTTACGTCGGGGGAGCGTCTTTGTTAACCGTTCTCTTTAACCGTGCCGTCTCAGGGATTGCTCCCGTTGCCGATGCCAGCAG TTCACAGTCTAGAGCAGATCTATTAACACTTGGTTTGGCTGTGACCAGTATATTAACTGGACTAGTATGGTTATCAATCCAACCAAAATCTATCACTCCG GTAGACCCTCAAGGAGTGGAATGCCAAGTATTTTATTCTCAACTTTCTGAATGGGTTGTTTCTGAGATATTTTG gGCTTGGGAATCTCTTTCAACCATAACATGCTGTAGGTCTCTAGTTATTATTTATGACTGCAAATGCATTGTTCAAATTGGTGCGGCAGCTAAATCGCCTAATGATGGTGAACCCGTCATTGTCGATGCTGCAAAATTGATGCAGGGATCACTTTGTATAGGTGTTTTGAAGTCTGGAGCAC AGAGATACTTAGCCAACCTGTCCCCTTACCCTGGGAGGTCTGAGCTGCCATTTTTGCCTTCAAATACGCAG GCAGTGATCTTGCAACCACTGGGTGATAAAGGCATTGCGATTCTTGGTGGGGACACAATCAGGGGTTTCACAACTTCTGACCAG GCATGGATTACTTTCATTGGAGAGAAATTGGATGCAACACTTGCAAAATTCATGAGTGACATGCCAACAGTGGTGCAAGAGTGA